In one Corynebacterium bovis DSM 20582 = CIP 54.80 genomic region, the following are encoded:
- a CDS encoding PaaI family thioesterase yields MARTPSFAAAALQRTLSDPRRFALAFSLYPPLLASGIRVRDIASDWSAGTLELHLRPWNRNVHGAAFGGTLFSMTDALFGTLVMLRLGTDYEAWTRTGTFQYLSPGRSGATARIEVTDELLDTIRTEVAEDGFCNIPFTTVIENPDGSVVGIGQQDLHCRLRKGRRRAPAGSASSTAGGAAGGATGATGDRAGDPGDAAASAPTPAREPRGITLSSLATAVAWRAFHTDAARLSSLLSDVRRIPLPEDRARRVSRDVLAAGALTREEILAAGIPPRLVPEE; encoded by the coding sequence ATGGCCCGCACCCCCTCCTTCGCCGCCGCCGCTCTGCAGCGCACCCTCTCCGACCCCCGCCGGTTCGCGCTGGCGTTCAGCCTGTACCCGCCGCTGCTCGCGTCGGGTATCCGGGTGCGTGACATCGCGTCGGACTGGTCCGCCGGCACCCTTGAGCTGCACCTCCGGCCGTGGAACCGGAACGTCCACGGGGCGGCGTTCGGCGGCACGCTGTTCTCCATGACGGACGCCCTGTTCGGCACGCTCGTGATGCTGCGGTTGGGCACGGACTACGAGGCCTGGACCCGCACGGGCACGTTCCAGTACCTCAGCCCGGGCCGGTCCGGCGCGACGGCGCGCATCGAGGTCACCGACGAGCTCCTCGACACGATCCGCACGGAGGTCGCGGAGGACGGGTTCTGCAACATCCCGTTCACGACCGTCATCGAGAACCCCGACGGCTCGGTCGTGGGCATCGGCCAGCAGGACCTGCACTGCCGGCTGCGGAAGGGACGACGCCGCGCTCCCGCGGGGTCGGCGTCCTCCACAGCCGGGGGCGCCGCGGGTGGCGCGACCGGTGCGACCGGTGACCGGGCCGGCGACCCAGGCGACGCCGCGGCGTCGGCACCGACGCCGGCGCGGGAACCGCGGGGCATCACGTTGTCCTCCCTGGCGACGGCCGTCGCCTGGCGGGCGTTCCACACGGACGCCGCGCGGTTGTCCTCCCTGCTCAGCGACGTGCGCCGGATCCCGCTGCCCGAGGACCGGGCCCGCCGGGTGAGCCGCGACGTGCTCGCGGCCGGGGCGCTGACGCGCGAGGAGATCCTCGCCGCGGGCATCCCGCCGCGACTGGTCCCGGAGGAGTGA
- a CDS encoding MFS transporter, with the protein MSHTTSAAVDIARRMDRLPLLRSHRFMTLVVGAGLFFDCYENFLAVTIAKVLERDFALSGMTLSLVLASAFIGQFIGALLLGRLADRIGRRRAFIVNLLLYCGFSLVAAFSPSAWWLIVCRFIAGVGIGGEYALADSYLSELLPARVRGRYISWAYTVSFFGVPAVGVLALWLVPLSPAGIAGWRWLFVIGALGGVLVWWVRRAVPESPRWLALHGRVDAATRIVERLEDEARRAGHVLTDPGPRVPAGGPGDGGGAPGAGAAVPAGGAGPDRVGGAAGQPERSPGAAQGGKPTFASLFRPPLRRRTVMTSLLSGLQVFGYYGFGTVATLVLTAKGFDVIHSLGYIALTYLGYPVGSALSVPIIERAERKVLVMVSAGAMAVFGVAFGLAQAPWQAVVAGLLFTVSSNVGSNAYHIYLAENFPTRVRGTAVGFAYSMSKMVAALLPFILIPLLHAAGPGPVFAVVATALVLAIIVVGALGGRTTGRGVDE; encoded by the coding sequence ATGTCGCACACCACATCTGCAGCCGTCGACATCGCGCGGCGGATGGACCGCCTCCCCCTCCTCCGGAGCCACCGCTTCATGACGCTCGTCGTCGGCGCCGGCCTGTTCTTCGACTGCTACGAGAACTTCCTCGCCGTGACGATCGCCAAGGTCCTGGAGCGGGACTTCGCGTTGTCCGGCATGACCCTGTCCCTCGTCCTGGCCTCGGCGTTCATCGGCCAGTTCATCGGCGCGCTCCTGCTCGGCCGCCTCGCCGACCGCATCGGCCGCCGCCGGGCGTTCATCGTCAACCTCCTGCTGTACTGCGGGTTCTCGCTGGTCGCGGCGTTCTCGCCGTCAGCCTGGTGGTTGATCGTGTGCCGGTTCATCGCGGGGGTGGGCATCGGCGGCGAGTACGCCCTCGCGGACTCCTACCTCTCCGAGCTGTTGCCGGCGCGGGTGCGCGGCCGGTACATCTCGTGGGCGTACACGGTGAGTTTCTTCGGTGTGCCGGCGGTCGGTGTCCTCGCGCTGTGGCTCGTGCCGCTCAGCCCGGCGGGGATCGCGGGGTGGCGCTGGTTGTTCGTCATCGGGGCCCTCGGCGGGGTCCTGGTGTGGTGGGTGCGCCGGGCGGTCCCGGAGTCGCCGCGGTGGCTGGCGCTGCACGGGAGGGTCGACGCCGCCACCCGGATCGTCGAGCGCCTGGAGGATGAGGCCCGCCGCGCGGGGCACGTCCTCACCGACCCGGGGCCGCGGGTGCCCGCCGGTGGGCCGGGGGACGGCGGGGGCGCGCCGGGCGCGGGTGCCGCGGTGCCGGCCGGTGGGGCCGGGCCCGACCGGGTCGGCGGTGCCGCGGGGCAGCCGGAACGGTCGCCGGGCGCGGCGCAAGGGGGGAAGCCGACGTTCGCCTCCCTGTTCCGCCCCCCGCTGCGCCGCCGGACGGTCATGACCTCGCTCCTCAGCGGGCTCCAGGTCTTCGGCTACTACGGCTTCGGCACCGTCGCGACGTTGGTCCTGACGGCGAAGGGGTTCGACGTCATCCACTCCCTCGGCTACATCGCCCTGACCTACCTGGGGTACCCGGTGGGTTCGGCGCTCTCGGTGCCGATCATCGAGAGGGCGGAACGGAAGGTCCTCGTCATGGTGTCGGCCGGCGCGATGGCCGTGTTCGGCGTGGCCTTCGGGCTGGCGCAGGCGCCCTGGCAGGCCGTCGTCGCCGGGCTGCTGTTCACCGTGTCGAGCAACGTGGGGTCGAACGCGTACCACATCTACCTCGCCGAGAACTTCCCCACCCGGGTGCGCGGGACGGCCGTGGGCTTCGCCTACTCGATGTCGAAGATGGTCGCCGCGCTCCTGCCGTTCATCCTCATCCCGCTGCTCCACGCGGCGGGGCCGGGCCCGGTGTTCGCGGTGGTCGCGACGGCGTTGGTGCTGGCCATCATCGTCGTCGGCGCCCTCGGCGGCCGCACGACGGGGCGCGGCGTCGACGAGTGA
- a CDS encoding glycosyltransferase 87 family protein produces MSNPADQTSFDDRVGRATPTAATATATGSRAPRRRPASLTPPPYLTRLPLVVLFIAAVLLALRLTGFALDHARDRYLLDVGVFRDAGEAFLRDLPLYGPDFPSRSGFAFIYPPVAALLFVPLTWMSEEVMEAVWTVASVVAAWGVLAMAARRLGIRWAPVAAVGLLGPALALEPVRSHLMYGQVNIFLILLVTADVLRFTPRWLRGVGIGVAAGIKITPAAYAIVFLARRDWAGLARSVVAFLATAVVGAVAAPGQSWFFWTSEFLASDRAGQPDYPLNQALTGLLARTGMGGEVAGRIMIVGLVVFAVCAVWAAVQFTRVDRPVTVLFMTVLAVSVSAPVAVTHHWCGIIVAVPLVLRTRDGLTFVAAALVIAANLVAPYTVYDASLPHFTFSASQWFLGNLQGLAGLVAFVLLMVAARRVGGGRRRPGRVGPWGTTPPAAGVRAAV; encoded by the coding sequence GTGAGCAACCCGGCGGACCAGACGAGCTTTGACGATCGGGTGGGTCGGGCGACGCCCACGGCCGCCACCGCCACCGCCACCGGCTCCCGCGCGCCCCGCCGGCGCCCGGCCTCCCTCACACCCCCGCCCTACCTCACGCGCCTGCCGCTGGTCGTCCTGTTCATCGCGGCGGTGCTGCTGGCGCTCCGGCTGACCGGCTTCGCGCTCGACCACGCCCGCGACCGGTACCTGCTGGACGTCGGCGTGTTCCGCGACGCGGGCGAGGCCTTCCTCCGCGACCTGCCGCTCTACGGCCCGGACTTCCCCAGCCGCAGCGGGTTCGCGTTCATCTACCCGCCGGTCGCCGCGCTGCTGTTCGTCCCGCTGACGTGGATGTCGGAGGAGGTGATGGAGGCGGTGTGGACCGTCGCGTCCGTCGTCGCCGCGTGGGGTGTCCTGGCGATGGCCGCGCGGCGGCTGGGGATCCGCTGGGCGCCGGTGGCGGCGGTGGGGTTGCTCGGCCCGGCGCTCGCGCTGGAGCCGGTGCGCTCGCACCTCATGTACGGGCAGGTGAACATCTTCCTCATCCTGCTGGTCACGGCGGACGTGCTGCGGTTCACGCCCCGGTGGCTGCGCGGCGTGGGCATCGGCGTGGCGGCGGGGATCAAGATCACCCCGGCGGCGTACGCGATCGTGTTCCTCGCCCGGCGGGACTGGGCGGGGTTGGCGCGGTCGGTGGTCGCGTTCCTCGCGACGGCGGTCGTGGGGGCGGTCGCGGCGCCGGGGCAGTCGTGGTTCTTCTGGACCAGCGAGTTCTTGGCCTCGGACCGGGCGGGGCAGCCGGACTACCCGTTGAATCAGGCGTTGACGGGGCTGCTCGCGCGGACGGGGATGGGTGGCGAGGTCGCCGGGCGGATCATGATCGTCGGGCTCGTGGTGTTCGCGGTGTGCGCGGTGTGGGCGGCGGTGCAGTTCACGCGCGTCGACCGGCCGGTGACGGTGCTGTTCATGACGGTCCTCGCGGTGAGTGTGTCCGCGCCGGTGGCGGTGACGCACCACTGGTGCGGCATCATCGTGGCCGTGCCGTTGGTGCTGCGGACCCGGGACGGGTTGACGTTCGTCGCGGCCGCGCTGGTCATCGCGGCGAATCTCGTCGCGCCGTACACGGTGTACGACGCGTCGCTCCCGCACTTCACCTTCTCCGCGTCGCAGTGGTTCCTGGGGAATCTCCAGGGGCTCGCGGGCCTGGTGGCGTTCGTGCTGCTCATGGTCGCCGCGCGGAGGGTCGGTGGCGGCCGGCGTCGCCCCGGGAGGGTCGGCCCGTGGGGGACGACGCCACCCGCCGCGGGTGTGCGCGCCGCGGTATAG
- a CDS encoding glycoside hydrolase family 26 protein, which yields MTRLPRLRRLLQRDGRRRRARTATPVTLATASLAATVTAGTASAAEPSQMLVGMFDGTGHTAADTRAVSGTTPATALLFSNFSDQSINDVPSALSRAWNDGSVPVLTLEFDTDGNPNAGARGGGGGAQRDSAAVDTAIAHGRMDARIDRVARSVSRFVAGDDGRPGTADDRKVYIRPGHEMNGDWYRWSATSRQSPADYVDAYRHIHGRFDAAGLTSRNAVQYIWSPMACGNQGLCSSGGNPADYYPGGDVVDWVGVDAYNWGNTRSRSTWESPETILRRSLDQVADIAPGKPLSIPETGTPSDAGGDKNQWFNDLYGFTSYYRHGSDGRGVKMMNYFNVAKNEGSRWIDWTAVRSSDDHRFPAFASMMRRGNVVGGDTARHVSTAAFRGR from the coding sequence ATGACACGCCTCCCCCGGCTCCGCCGCCTCCTCCAGCGGGACGGCCGCCGGCGCCGCGCGCGGACGGCCACGCCCGTCACCCTCGCCACCGCATCCCTCGCCGCGACGGTCACCGCCGGCACGGCCTCCGCCGCCGAGCCCTCGCAGATGCTCGTCGGCATGTTCGACGGCACCGGCCACACCGCCGCCGACACCCGCGCCGTCTCCGGCACCACCCCCGCGACAGCGCTGCTGTTCAGCAACTTCAGTGACCAGAGCATCAACGACGTCCCCTCCGCGCTCTCACGGGCGTGGAACGACGGCTCCGTCCCCGTGCTCACCCTCGAGTTCGACACCGACGGCAACCCCAACGCCGGCGCCCGGGGTGGCGGCGGCGGGGCCCAGCGCGACTCGGCGGCCGTGGACACGGCCATCGCCCACGGCCGGATGGACGCGCGCATCGACCGCGTCGCCCGGTCGGTCAGCCGGTTCGTCGCCGGCGACGACGGCCGCCCCGGCACCGCCGACGACCGCAAGGTCTACATCCGCCCCGGCCACGAGATGAACGGCGACTGGTACCGCTGGTCCGCCACGTCGCGGCAGAGCCCCGCCGACTACGTCGACGCCTACCGCCACATCCACGGCCGCTTCGACGCCGCCGGCCTGACGTCCCGCAACGCCGTGCAGTACATCTGGTCGCCGATGGCCTGCGGGAACCAGGGGCTGTGCTCGTCGGGCGGCAACCCCGCCGACTACTACCCCGGCGGCGACGTCGTCGACTGGGTGGGCGTCGACGCCTACAACTGGGGAAACACCCGCTCCCGGTCCACCTGGGAGTCCCCCGAGACGATCCTGCGCCGGTCCCTCGACCAGGTCGCGGACATCGCACCGGGCAAGCCGCTCTCCATCCCGGAGACCGGCACACCGTCCGACGCCGGCGGGGACAAGAACCAGTGGTTCAACGACCTGTACGGGTTCACCAGCTACTACCGCCACGGCTCCGACGGCCGCGGCGTGAAGATGATGAACTACTTCAACGTCGCGAAGAACGAGGGCAGCCGGTGGATCGACTGGACGGCCGTCCGCTCGTCCGACGACCACCGCTTCCCCGCCTTCGCCTCGATGATGCGCCGCGGGAACGTCGTCGGCGGTGACACCGCCCGGCACGTCAGCACCGCCGCGTTCCGCGGTCGCTGA
- the dps gene encoding DNA starvation/stationary phase protection protein Dps, which produces MSNYTIPGLSEGDGKQLVDLLQERLTAYNDLHLILKHAHWNVVGRSFMGVHEMIDPQVDLVRGFADDVAERIAALGGSAIGTPASHVEGREPLEYPVNRGTTTQHLTALNKVYDQVVADVRAAIEAAGKVDPVTEDLLTGQSFELEKFQWFVRAHLEDGQGNIDSENA; this is translated from the coding sequence ATGAGCAACTACACGATTCCCGGACTGTCCGAAGGCGACGGCAAGCAGCTGGTCGACCTCCTCCAGGAGCGCCTGACCGCGTACAACGACCTCCACCTCATCCTCAAGCACGCCCACTGGAACGTCGTGGGCCGCAGCTTCATGGGTGTCCACGAGATGATCGACCCGCAGGTCGACCTCGTCCGTGGCTTCGCCGACGATGTCGCCGAGCGCATCGCCGCGCTCGGCGGGTCCGCGATCGGCACCCCGGCGTCCCACGTCGAGGGGCGCGAGCCGCTCGAGTACCCCGTCAACCGGGGCACCACCACCCAGCACCTCACCGCGCTGAACAAGGTCTACGACCAGGTCGTGGCGGACGTCCGCGCCGCCATCGAGGCCGCCGGCAAGGTCGACCCGGTCACCGAGGACCTCCTCACCGGCCAGTCCTTCGAGCTGGAGAAGTTCCAGTGGTTCGTCCGTGCGCACCTCGAGGACGGCCAGGGCAACATCGACAGCGAGAACGCCTGA
- a CDS encoding CPBP family intramembrane glutamic endopeptidase, which translates to MTFTTAPTAPRGLRRLHRRDLRAVVDVATVVAGLVAINLTAHFTSLSAVATTVPVGVACLLVIMRMRGMTWHDLGLGRHTTRRGLAYGTGAAVLVVLGVGVGLALPVTREFFFNSSYASARTAILAALVVIPLQTVLPEELAFRGVLHGSLHRLGGTKAVFIAGSLLFGLWHVASSLSLTATNAGLTAVLGTGTLAQWAGIGLAVVATAGAGAGLTWLRHRTGSVIAPIGLHWALNAVGALAAAAAWHFL; encoded by the coding sequence ATGACTTTCACCACCGCCCCGACCGCACCCCGCGGCCTGCGGCGACTCCACCGCCGTGACCTCCGGGCGGTCGTCGACGTCGCCACCGTCGTCGCCGGCCTCGTGGCGATCAACCTCACCGCGCACTTCACCTCCCTCAGCGCCGTCGCGACGACCGTGCCCGTCGGCGTGGCCTGCCTCCTCGTCATCATGCGGATGCGCGGCATGACCTGGCACGACCTCGGACTCGGCCGGCACACGACCCGCCGGGGCCTCGCCTACGGCACCGGCGCGGCGGTGCTCGTCGTCCTCGGCGTGGGCGTCGGGCTGGCACTGCCCGTGACCCGCGAGTTCTTCTTCAACTCCTCCTACGCCTCGGCGCGCACGGCGATCCTCGCCGCGCTCGTCGTCATCCCCCTCCAGACCGTGCTGCCGGAGGAGCTGGCCTTCCGCGGCGTCCTCCACGGCAGCCTGCACCGGCTCGGCGGCACGAAGGCCGTCTTCATCGCCGGGTCGCTGCTGTTCGGGCTGTGGCACGTGGCGTCGTCGCTGAGCCTCACCGCGACGAACGCCGGGCTCACCGCCGTGCTCGGCACCGGCACGCTCGCCCAGTGGGCGGGCATCGGGCTCGCCGTCGTCGCCACCGCCGGGGCCGGCGCGGGCCTGACGTGGCTGCGGCACCGCACCGGCAGCGTCATCGCGCCCATCGGCCTGCACTGGGCCCTCAACGCGGTCGGCGCGCTCGCCGCCGCCGCGGCGTGGCACTTCCTGTGA
- a CDS encoding HNH endonuclease family protein, whose product MLAAALVAVGAVAACDVSVEGPFGPTGTPAGTTAPAPGGVPADRGADAPAPDQGEPAPGPDGAPAPAPAPEGAPAPAPAPDGAPGPGAVDVAAVRGLLATLPVKGRAPKTGYTREQFGPSWDDVDRNGCDTRNDILARDLRDIVLSGRCKVMSGTLDDPYTGTTIPFVRGRQTSSAVQIDHVVALSDAWQKGAQQLDPVRRTELANDPLNLLAVDGPSNTAKGAGDAATWLPPNTAFRCRYVATQVQVKAKYGLWVTAAERDAVDRELGRCPAG is encoded by the coding sequence GTGCTGGCGGCGGCCCTCGTCGCCGTCGGTGCGGTCGCCGCGTGTGACGTCAGCGTCGAGGGGCCGTTCGGGCCGACCGGGACGCCGGCCGGCACGACCGCGCCGGCACCCGGGGGAGTCCCCGCCGACCGGGGCGCGGATGCTCCGGCGCCTGACCAGGGGGAACCCGCGCCCGGACCGGACGGGGCGCCCGCGCCGGCCCCCGCCCCGGAGGGTGCCCCGGCCCCCGCGCCCGCCCCGGACGGTGCCCCCGGCCCCGGTGCCGTCGACGTCGCCGCCGTCCGCGGACTCCTCGCGACGCTCCCCGTCAAGGGCCGTGCGCCGAAGACCGGGTACACGCGGGAGCAGTTCGGCCCGTCGTGGGACGACGTCGACCGCAACGGCTGCGACACCCGGAACGACATCCTGGCCCGTGACCTGCGCGACATCGTCCTCTCCGGGCGGTGCAAGGTGATGTCGGGGACCCTCGACGACCCCTACACCGGTACAACCATCCCCTTCGTCCGCGGTCGCCAGACGAGCAGCGCCGTGCAGATCGACCACGTCGTCGCGCTCTCGGACGCGTGGCAGAAGGGCGCCCAGCAGCTGGACCCCGTGCGCCGCACGGAGCTGGCGAACGACCCGCTGAACCTGCTCGCCGTGGACGGGCCGTCGAACACCGCGAAGGGCGCGGGTGACGCGGCGACGTGGCTGCCCCCGAACACGGCGTTCCGCTGCCGGTACGTCGCCACGCAGGTGCAGGTCAAGGCGAAGTACGGGCTGTGGGTGACGGCCGCGGAGCGCGACGCGGTGGACCGGGAGCTCGGCCGCTGCCCGGCGGGCTGA
- a CDS encoding FadR/GntR family transcriptional regulator: MSQSRADAVKHHLLGVIREGGLTAGGRLPSVRQLAEDCGVTTPTVREALRSLESAGVVELRHGSGTYVSPGAFRLIVANPTAVPTEQQRRELLHAREVLEPAIAAEAARHRTPAHADALADAAEHAVRDVLPDDHVSFHVLVARATGNVALVEVVEGLLAARRGAHERTRSAIADRTEDREQHRAIAAAVAAGDADAAERLMRDHLRWLAASGR; encoded by the coding sequence ATGTCACAGTCAAGAGCGGACGCCGTGAAGCACCACCTCCTGGGGGTGATCCGGGAGGGCGGCCTCACCGCGGGCGGGCGGCTCCCCTCGGTCCGGCAGCTCGCCGAGGACTGCGGCGTGACCACGCCGACGGTCCGCGAGGCGCTCCGCTCCCTGGAGTCCGCCGGGGTCGTCGAACTCCGCCACGGCTCGGGGACGTACGTCAGCCCCGGGGCGTTCCGGCTCATCGTCGCGAACCCCACGGCCGTGCCGACCGAGCAGCAGCGGCGCGAACTCCTCCACGCCCGCGAGGTGCTCGAACCGGCGATCGCGGCGGAGGCCGCGCGGCACCGCACCCCCGCCCACGCCGACGCCCTCGCGGACGCCGCGGAGCACGCGGTGCGGGACGTCCTCCCCGACGACCACGTGAGTTTCCACGTGCTCGTGGCGCGCGCGACGGGCAACGTCGCCCTCGTCGAGGTCGTCGAGGGGCTGCTCGCGGCGCGGCGGGGCGCGCACGAGAGGACCCGCTCCGCCATCGCCGACCGCACCGAGGACCGGGAGCAGCACCGGGCCATCGCCGCCGCCGTCGCTGCCGGGGACGCGGACGCGGCCGAGCGGCTCATGCGGGACCATCTCCGCTGGCTCGCCGCGTCCGGCCGCTAG